TGGATTTTGGCTTGTCGAAAAAAAACGAATTCAATTCTGATGAAGGCAGAATTTGTGCtcatatttagtaaaatatcgctTAAGAAATATAGAGTAACCACTTCTATGATAATGATataatctatttaaattttaaatttatgttacgTAGTATAATTAACCAATActcgtcccaatgacgtcaccagaaatagaaagagagatctatttatgtaataaatctGCTGTGATTAcccagccattttcttgttACCTAACTTTATTCTAGTAAAATTGACAGTCTTTCAGCTGTTCaataatcaatataatctctttcaagAGACAAGATAGATGAAATTTAAACTAGGAGGTGTTTGACTAAAACTTCATATTATAAGTTCTTggtatcatttataattattttcttcgtttttatattattcaatcctagctatgagtgcTGCAGAATGCTtataaagatagctaggactgatccaatactcgatgtaatataaaatgtaggtttatgttactcacatagagggcgctaTGAAAATTCTAGTTTTGTGCCTGCTTGACctttgacttctcaaaatttaatggcctcttacaaACAGGGGCAAAAatataacctccgttcaacttcgttagCGGATAATCCATGCATAATCGACCGTAAGTTTGgaataaattgagatacatcactCAATTTGATTTCAGATGGAGATTTTTTGCTCCACGGAGTACTCATTTAAAACTGTGTTTATTGTATTGTGACTTCAAACTATCATGATAATGATTAGACTCAAAAAGGCAGAAAAATGCTTTTGCATGATGGATATGCATATCTTTTTGATAACGAAAATTGCAATACCATCTGTTGGAAATGTGATTAAAGGGAAGCATGTAGAATCAGATCAATCATCTACAACAATTCAATCAGTATCACCAAAAGTCATGCCCTCAGATCTTTTTGTTCTTGCATATTCTttgttcaataacttttttgggtttctaaataacttcttaaaaattgttttttctacattttgtaCGTTTCACATTTTGTCCTAGTACTTAATCCCTGATATCTTGACacatttttgtgaaattaaatcaataacGTCACACAATATGTACTCGCTTTGAGAGGATCTATTCTAGTCCTGGGATCTATTAATAGCTCGTACTATACAATTTAtctatgaaacatttttaaagggGAAATGAATTGctcatacaaataaaaacaggACGTTCATatccctttaaattttttatttatcagaaacatgcttatttttatgtagGTAATTCCCGCCATGCCATGACTTTAAATcatctgtatacatatatttttataccttaCAAACCTACAACCCCTCTACCTGTCATTTTTGAACAAACTTTACAGATCTGTGAATGAAACtgcagagagagaaaaaaaggaagagattGAGAGAAAagtccaacaaaaataataaaacaggcGAGAGTTGTTAAGTGAAAAAATCCAAGTGATTGTGAGAGAAGTCAAATTCATATAAAAGGAAGTCTAATTAATCAGTCTCGATCCATCGTGAAGTAAGATCAGAGCGGATTGTCGTAGTGATTTACTACTATGAAGAAAATTAGGATGTTTATGATCCTAATTCTTCTCTTTACCTTGGTTTTTGGGGATTCGTGGAAGGGGAGAAAGGTAAGAGGTTTGATCTTCTTTATTTTGCTATGAAGCAAATAGTGAAGgatgtttttaaaatgatagaaacgccatctatgtataaaattacatattttatattaattatgaatttattgtaCAACTACAAATGTTTgacaatttctttaattatttgtgtagttattttgtataaagtcATTGATGATAGGCTTTTGGTgagtttgatcaaaaattaaatttgcaattttgaGTAGAGTGATTGTTGAACAcgcgtattttttttttttgcgtaggATTTGTTTTTGCAATTTGATATGTTTGAAGtaattatttgatgatattgaatcgtataactttttttttccagcaTTCCCACTTCGATAAACTGTCATCATCTGAGGCATTTTCTTTGTCTAATGCAGAATTTTATGCTAATAAGTTACAAGATGAAGATAATTTTAGAATGTTATTGAATAAAGTTCTTATTTTAAGAACAGTAGGCTCACCTGGTCATGCAAAAGTTCGTAGTGtgagtaattatataattaggtTCTAATTATAGTATAATAAACACTCTTTCTTATTCCAAAATTTACAGGATATCGTAACTTTTATGAGAGGTCTGGGTTGGTATGTTGAAGAGCAGGAGTTTGACGCCAAAACGCCCCTTGGAGAAAaatcttttacaaatattattgcaaCTCATGATCCAACAGCTCCTAGGCAACTCCTTTTAGCATGTCATTATGATTCCAAGTTGACACCTAAAGGATTCCTTGGGGCCATTGATTCTGCCGTTCCCTGCGCTCAAATGATGAACGTTGCTCATACGCTCCGAAATGTTCTTCAAAATAGGAAGGCGAAGGACATATCTCTTCAACTCGTATTTTTTGATGGTGAAGAAGCCTTTGTAAATTGGAACAAAAAGGATTCCATCTACGGTGCAAGGCATATGGCACAAAATTGGACTGAACAAAAGGTTGTTTTTGGTAATGAGGTTGGGAGGACCTTGGATAGGATTGATCTTTTCGTTTTGTTGGATCTTCTTGGTACAAAAGctcccaaaatatataattatttcgaaAAGACCGAGGTTAGTTTATGTAAATGTGGCTCGTCAACAAATAAACAATCTAGAATGtttgagtctggattacataGGAATAATTATTGTCcttttctatcaacaaattattataattaatcctttggaggaaCCCCTCCATATTGCACTTATAGTACCACAAATTCattgtcacaatgaaataattagaaattgattatttgaaaGATGATATCGGGGCCATAATTAATtcacatatatcaaataaaggcttCTAAACTTtagttaacattcttgggtTTCTCAACTCGTCCCAGAAATTTGAGCACACTACctataatttagtaaaataagtCCTAGAAACATTAGGCTGTTTGTAGGATacatgatgtaaaaaaattaactgggCATTtctcatttctttattttggttcaagattgtttttgtatttactcACCACCCATGATAATAATGTActcattttttctaatatttagaACTGGTTTGCATTGATGCAATATGTCGAAGAAACATTGGCGTCTAAAGGACTATTGCAAACAAAAGATCGAATATTCCACGGGAAGCAAGGCAATTTTGGAATTGAGGATGATCACATACCATTTTTACAAAGAGGTGTGAGATGCTATTTATCTAAGTTATGTCCATTAATTCATATGACTTATGATTTCCAGGAGTTCCTATTCTACATTTGATTCCTGTGCCATTTCCCTCCGTTTGGCATACAATTCAAGACAATTATGATGCTCTTGATTTTCCAACCATTAAAGATCTGAACAAAATTCTACGTGTCTTTGTAGCCTCGTATTTGGATCTTACATGAGGGTACGGGGAAGATCGAGATGATGTGAAAAGGGAAGAAACTGTTGGCAAATCTGATGAACTTTAAATCCAAAGGATCATCTAATCAAATTTACTAACactttaatttcataatgtTGAAAAGTATTCTCTGCATgatgaaatttttcttctttttcatattaaattggTCTTCCGGGTCTGGAATTCTTCGtatattaatttactattatcaaaaatttagtCAATTGATATTATTAGTTAGTTTTGTAGTGTGTGCATCTAATCATTTGAACAGAATtgtaaattattagtattttttgtaagggtttttgtattttacttttcttaaaatttgattgtaCTCATACTTCGTAAAAGTTGTAATATTATTATcgataataattagttataatgtgagttaaaaaaaaagtttattgtgtggagtgaatattttttcgttgttttttatacatatcatagtatatattattatatatttttttaatatttcatactttCTCTTTGATCTATCATCtcgtatgaaaaaatatatatattttttaaaccaattcaATGTACACATTATTTTTGTGACCATGTGCCTTGCAAACGTAATCTGTAGTTTATTAATGCAAGAAGTTATGTTTAACCCGCAGATCATGCAGGGCTGTGTATTTTTAAACCTCCAATTTTTGACGAAAATAAGATTGTTTATCCCGTATTGACTTTAGCAGTTAAGTATTGTTTTACacttataatatcatatttcttGCTTATAAAGTGTTCTCATTCCAGGGCTCGCAACAAGTCGTTcgcctttattgtatcacgcaaaaAGTCGTTcgcctttattgtatcacgcaacaaGTCGTTCCCCTTTATTGTGTCACGCAACAAGTCGTTcgcctttattgtatcacgcaaccttttatacaGAAAGAAACGGGGGAAACCCAAAATCATTCGGTAACTGGCCATATATGTGAATTATACCAGCtgctatttatcttttaagtactcccagactaccattgctatattatttattcacaatttttaaaatgaaatacatgTATATctgtacagggttgatcttatctagtagtacacattttattatttattataaggagactagataggttttgaattataaatcaaaaagtgactgctctctcaaaaaacaactttacgagggaaaaggtttttttaaatttattagaaaaaaaaatgttataggcaaaaaaagaaatcggggGAAAttgcagttttgtttatttcaggTACAAACGAATATATTTCCAATGGACATTGAATTCgtaattagaataaaatttgtctaaaagtttgtttgcatataaatttgatccagaaaaattgatgtttaactaaaatatctgtcattttctgaataattttgtattttttttctcttttttttcatcaaacgtcaattttcaataagAAATGTCCCATATACAcctaaattttgcatttttaaatcaatttacaccaaagagaGGTgacaattcttcttttagaggaagatgttaacacacccaccactgattaaataataatcaaaaaagagCAGACgctcaaccgtttttccttttcagatCCCTATATCCCTATTTTTCCTCTACACATAACCCCTCTTTACttactaatttgtttatttaacatGCATTATGAAATAGGCATGacatatcaagtgagacgaggtgATTGAAAGCTGACAACATAATGCAtaggatatttttatgttagcgaGGTAATACTGTGTGTCAAATCTCCCGCAATAGTATAGAACTCAAGCAAATCCACTCTTTtgcagacatttaaaaaaaaaaaaaacacaaaggtAACCTTGAATTTGATgagaggaccattgtttggaaACTAACATTGAACGTAACGGTTGAGAAGAGGCGGGTTCTACCATTTCTGAGACaagctattttataaattgtgaaaGGATAgaaggttttatttaaaaactttatattacactaaaaaaaaataatttagatgttTCACTCATTAAAGGAGTGAAAAGGTTTATTggcaattttgtatataaattaacttaatttatttgtatttaggGGACCATTTAAgtattgtggtttttttttaaattagtgaatagttttcaaaataggggtcaaaactcaaaatattcgGGGCcagtaaactaaaaaaacacCACATCTGCATCACTATAATTTGGTTATATATCTAGTATTgtaaatcgtgtatattttttagctacctcattttttttttgaatgggtaatctgaagaagaaattttcttttcctcagttgttgtcatcattattttactcCTGAGTAGTTTAagttccttttctactacaatcaattatattcaaaacctgataaaACAGTCTTGTGTGTCCATTAAAGACCGAGAGTATCTACAAATGATTGTATCTAAAAGCAGGAGTTACCACAACAAATCTGTAatgtttttttcgtttttcacTAACTAGAGATTACTTTATACACATGTGTTCTCtctccaagaaaaaaaaatgataaccacATTGAAAAATAACAGCACATATTCATTATTCAGGTTCCAACTACAAACAGCTACTCCCTTCTCCATTTTTACAATTTCCTGATTGTAGCTGCTTTCCCCcaaacatgttgattttttttttttttttttttttttacatgcccgtAATACAGACGATTTTCATgactatatattttacttatagtTGATAAGTATAGAAAAATGGtatgatcaattttcaaatttgcagAAAATCAAATCTGTTTTGATTTGGAAACTAATTCGAATtacttttatctataaaaaaatattctgtatcTATGAgtatagaagtattttaaattattcattgtaGACGTCATAACTGTACTTTTTAgtgtttattcaaatatttaataaggttCATTGTAGGTTAATATAGAACACTTGCTTTACTGATCATCATCATCAACAAAGATCGTTAGTTAAATTGGATGTATAAAAGACagatttattcacaatttttttctctaatgttcatttgaataatatcagcaatttttatgtaaattcgAATTTATGTCATTAATCGTATCCTATTGTTTACACACCATTCTTCAACCTCAAGGATTTCAACCGATTTGTCCTCGTGCCGGAAGcagttttttcttccttttgtaTAATTCAAATTGTGAATTCATAGATAAGTATGAATTACTTCAGGGCGAAGAGATCCCATTAGTTCATGTCTGCTGTTGTTCCTACAACTTTAtgatgtacatagatatatgttaaccaacttttttgttttacctaaaattttaattttttgtagtagAACACATCTATTATAAATGAAGAAGggatatttgtaaagaaaaaactaagtttaacgATTAGAAATGGAAACCCCATTGTTGcgtgtactctttttttttttttgttgattatttaataggttgtcgTGATGTTACCTTCTTCCTCTGAAGTGAGCATTCTCGAttatctttggaaaaaattgctttataaatggaaaataaatttcttttagagtggtacacatttattatttaaaatccaGAATGACAATGGTGAAAAATTACGGAGGAGTACAACAAAATAGTTTATCACTGAACAAAGCAAGCTGACACAGCTGGAAAAAGCAAAACAGATTCTAAATTTTGTCAAGACCAACAAAAATTCTGGTAAagtttgctcttttctgatgaaaaaatttcccgttgatgccactgtgaataagcaaaacAGCTGCTAAATTGCAAatgaacatccagacaatgtcttAGCTTCAGTGACACATggaaccatggtcttgggcgttgtggaGTCTTCCATTCGATTTTTGTGTAGAGGAAGAACCGGCTCAATGCTGATGCTTACAtggaacttctggataagaaattGCTACCTTGGACAGAGATAAGTTCagagacaacttttttttcactcaagaaGTAGCTTTGTTTCATCGCACCGCATAGACCAGCCTTTCCTGAGATACCATCTACTGATTTTTGTACCTCAAGATGTTGCCACCCTCCTCTCCATATTCAAACCCCTTAGACTACTCTATTAAGACACGTCTAGAGGAGAGGATATATACTAATCCTCACAGGAATGTCCAGTCTATAGAGGCTTCCATCCAGAAGGATTGGATCAAGCTCAAGTCTGACAACATATTCCATTGAATATGTTGTCAGACTTGAGCTGAAAgagatttaggcctcgtattgaggcaattaatAGAGCTGAGGCCTCACACATTGAGTAAATGCTGTACCAAACACTATTTTCATATGATTTGGTTAACCAAATGTCCTCaaaaaacctcttgtttaaattttactcttgaaaagttgaggggaaaaaatgtgtaccactagataaaatcaatccggtaattattaaattaaatgtaattaccaTATtttagcagtaattcattttcttctctcAAAATCATACAATAGGCAGCTGATATAAAAGAGggtcttaatttattaataacataagTCTCACTCCAACTTCTCACCGCACTTTCCAGTAATCCTAATcctagaaattaaaaaaatatgaaatttgaaaaatgctcTCTTTTTACAATTGCTACCTGagtgcatattttttatctaccaAAGATGTTGTCATAATTCtataacatataagtataaagtaacagGTAGTAGTGTGTGAAAAACAAAGAGTGCCACTGAGGATTGGTTGTTGAGGTTTGGGTATAAGGCCTTGATGGACTTGGGGTAGAATAGAGGAATAACATTGAagtaattcctgcttatattatttctagatacagagtggggcTTATGgttatttcctttatctcatTGCTGCTCGCtgctaatgaaacgtcatgacagagtAGCTCACGTTGAAGAGGTCTTTACGTTCATGTACTTTATATAGACCTCGTGCTTTATatttaagatacttttaaataaacagattgacaaactgatttttattcttcaaaaataaaattttaataatgttttatattgaatttgtgTATAAGTGAGGCCCTAGATATCTTGTGTCTATATTTAgtaagataaaaacaaaaagtgctGAAAATCGGGCAATACATTCCTCTTTTTTTTGAGTGCCAAGGCCCTTATTAGCAATAAATTGGTAAGTGGAGAATCAATTCTTAGAGAAAACCTAAGAGCCTAACAATATGGGAGAATGTAATtaaacactaatatttttaattatactcgACAACAACGTGTCGTTATTGCTTCAATATCATAGTAACAAAGGctctactttatatatacataaggcgtaacaaacaatatatattaacaagaaaataacatttttgtgtaGGGTACACAAGAgagaataacataataattgaCACTCCCCATATGAATATCTTAACTATAATATACATGTCAATTACCAATTGATCAAATCAATATTCATTCGCAAGGGATAACCATTGCAGCCTTGCTTAAccagttttttaaatgttcgacTATTAGAGACTCGGATAAGAACGCTTCTAACAAGCCCATCCTTACCCTCACTACCACAAAACGCTTGCCATATTATCCTTAATCTCCAGAGTTTTATTAGTGACATACGTTTTCCAAACGCacggtttcttttttagccAATGGCACACCACCGTGGAATCCTTCCAAGCAAGGAGGCTTGATATCACAACTggagtaatataaataaaatgtggaACCATGCGCGATGCTAATAGTGGGGCCTCAAGCTCCATTCGAGAGATCGTCATATCCTTCAAAGGCTTGACTTATGTACGCGATCACAAAAACAGATCTTAAATACAACACTGGACCTCATCCTTTATTGGATGcgtcacaaaaaataaaaaatcatatcccTCATACCTACAACTAATCATGAGAAcggatttttctttaaataagcGTATCCTCCATCAATAAATTCAACGGAGACTGAAGTTTTGGGAGTGGAGCCTCAATGAAACCTTTCATGGTTATTGTGACTTTACGATCAAAAATCTTCTGGGTCTCAGACACCGATGTGGAGATAGTCAATGGCTAGTCAATATTTCCACTAGTTCGAATGGCAAGTAATTTCATTAATAGCAGTGGGATGAATCCCTACTGCTGttaatgaaattacttttaGGTATCAAAGGCCCCCTCAACACACAATTTATTCAGGAcacgaaaattaataataacgttaatacatattaaataatttattcaataattttctaatacGTATGCAATGCAATGCAATTTTTGATGCCAATCCATTTGGATTCAAAAAGGATTATTCAATATTGCAAGAAATCGCCAagctattcattatttttcacgTCGAATGTGATCATGTATCTCGTAAATATGTTGTACATTTTGCCAGGAGGAAGAAAAACAAGGGCTTGCAATTGCTTGATAATCAGCTGACTGTTTTCATTCTTGTTCCATTCCTGAAGACCAAGGCTTGCAATATTTCGTCATAAACATTgaccaaaatagaaaaattacatagaaaattttcGTTTCCGGGACGACAACTCTTTTAATTTGGTTAGTCACAG
The Lepeophtheirus salmonis chromosome 10, UVic_Lsal_1.4, whole genome shotgun sequence DNA segment above includes these coding regions:
- the LOC121125192 gene encoding glutaminyl-peptide cyclotransferase translates to MKKIRMFMILILLFTLVFGDSWKGRKHSHFDKLSSSEAFSLSNAEFYANKLQDEDNFRMLLNKVLILRTVGSPGHAKVRSDIVTFMRGLGWYVEEQEFDAKTPLGEKSFTNIIATHDPTAPRQLLLACHYDSKLTPKGFLGAIDSAVPCAQMMNVAHTLRNVLQNRKAKDISLQLVFFDGEEAFVNWNKKDSIYGARHMAQNWTEQKVVFGNEVGRTLDRIDLFVLLDLLGTKAPKIYNYFEKTENWFALMQYVEETLASKGLLQTKDRIFHGKQGNFGIEDDHIPFLQRGVPILHLIPVPFPSVWHTIQDNYDALDFPTIKDLNKILRVFVASYLDLT